A genomic region of Terriglobia bacterium contains the following coding sequences:
- a CDS encoding thiamine pyrophosphate-binding protein: protein MIKVSDYVAKRLADWGVEHVFLVTGGGAMHLNDSFGNEPRIRYVCMHHEQAAAMAAEGYARITNTPGVINVTTGPGGINALNGVFGAWTDSIPMVIVSGQVKRETCKTLMGCPELRQLGDQEVDVVSMVRGITKYAALVDDPKAIRYHLEKAYCLAKHGRPGPCWIDIPVDVQGAQVKESDLPGFDHSEVSRELNLLELEKTVRDILERLRHAKRPVILAGTGVRLAQALDEFEQVIRALQIPVTTGWTHDLIASDDPLFCGRPGTIGERAGNFTVQNADLVLVLGSRLNIRQVSYNWASFAPKAFKIQVDVDPLEFKKPLVKPDLGIACDLKLFLTEMARQLNDPAKTGDHSAWLAWCRERVHKYRVVQTKQRKDGPPLNPYYFIELLGEILADDDVVVCGNATACIVPFQALPLRKGQRLFSNSGSASMGYDLPASIGAAFARKGGRVICLAGDGSLQMNVQELQTVMHYDLPVKIFVLNNNGYLSIRTTQKNFFRRLVGESKASGVSFPDMVRVADAFGIPAMRVDHRAQMDAVHRALNAPGPYLFDVMLDSTQEFEPRIRSRKLEDGTILTPALDDMYPFLGDEEMASNRYQDADEQECLAPQRTGETKHE, encoded by the coding sequence ATGATCAAGGTATCCGATTACGTGGCAAAACGGCTGGCCGACTGGGGCGTGGAACACGTGTTTCTCGTCACAGGTGGTGGCGCTATGCACCTTAACGATTCATTCGGCAACGAGCCCCGAATCCGGTATGTGTGCATGCACCACGAGCAGGCTGCCGCCATGGCAGCTGAGGGCTACGCGCGGATCACGAACACGCCCGGAGTCATCAACGTCACGACCGGTCCGGGAGGAATCAATGCGCTGAATGGGGTCTTCGGTGCCTGGACAGATTCCATCCCCATGGTCATTGTTTCCGGCCAGGTGAAACGCGAAACCTGCAAAACCCTGATGGGCTGCCCGGAACTCCGCCAATTGGGCGACCAGGAAGTCGATGTCGTCAGCATGGTTCGTGGTATTACCAAATATGCCGCGCTTGTCGACGATCCTAAAGCCATCCGTTACCACCTCGAAAAAGCCTATTGCCTGGCAAAGCACGGGCGGCCCGGCCCCTGCTGGATCGACATCCCCGTTGATGTTCAAGGGGCACAAGTAAAAGAGAGCGATCTCCCCGGTTTTGATCATTCAGAAGTATCGAGAGAACTCAACCTGCTGGAATTAGAAAAGACTGTTCGTGACATCCTCGAGAGACTCCGCCACGCGAAACGTCCGGTGATCCTCGCCGGAACCGGAGTGCGACTCGCGCAGGCCCTGGACGAGTTCGAACAAGTTATCCGCGCACTGCAGATTCCGGTCACAACCGGTTGGACTCATGACCTGATCGCCTCGGACGATCCTCTGTTTTGCGGACGCCCGGGCACGATCGGCGAGCGTGCCGGCAATTTCACCGTCCAAAATGCAGATCTCGTCCTCGTTTTGGGCTCCCGTCTGAATATCCGTCAGGTCAGCTACAACTGGGCATCCTTCGCGCCAAAGGCGTTCAAGATTCAAGTAGATGTCGACCCACTGGAGTTCAAAAAGCCTCTCGTAAAACCGGACCTCGGAATCGCGTGCGACCTGAAACTCTTCCTAACGGAAATGGCACGGCAATTGAATGACCCCGCAAAGACAGGAGATCATTCAGCCTGGCTGGCCTGGTGCCGTGAGCGCGTTCACAAATATCGCGTAGTACAGACGAAACAACGGAAAGATGGGCCACCGCTGAATCCATACTATTTCATTGAACTTCTAGGTGAGATCCTCGCGGATGATGACGTCGTGGTCTGCGGTAATGCCACCGCCTGCATTGTGCCGTTCCAGGCACTCCCTCTGCGCAAAGGACAGCGCTTGTTTTCCAACTCCGGTTCTGCCTCCATGGGATACGATCTTCCCGCTTCGATCGGTGCGGCTTTTGCCCGCAAAGGCGGGCGCGTTATCTGTCTTGCGGGCGATGGCAGCCTGCAGATGAATGTGCAAGAGCTTCAGACCGTCATGCATTACGATCTGCCAGTGAAAATCTTCGTACTCAACAATAACGGCTACTTATCGATCCGGACTACGCAGAAGAACTTCTTCCGCCGCCTGGTCGGCGAAAGCAAAGCCAGCGGTGTATCTTTTCCCGACATGGTGCGGGTGGCAGACGCTTTCGGTATTCCCGCGATGCGGGTTGATCATCGTGCCCAGATGGACGCCGTGCATCGTGCTCTGAATGCGCCAGGGCCATACCTTTTTGATGTGATGCTGGATAGTACGCAGGAATTCGAACCGCGAATTCGCTCGCGCAAGTTAGAAGACGGCACAATACTCACGCCGGCGTTAGACGACATGTATCCCTTTCTCGGTGACGAAGAGATGGCAAGTAACAGATACCAAGATGCAGATGAGCAGGAATGCTTAGCTCCGCAGAGAACCGGGGAAACCAAGCATGAATAG
- the rfbC gene encoding dTDP-4-dehydrorhamnose 3,5-epimerase: MPLAIESRHLNDIAVVIPLVRGDDRGFFMETYRADEFTELGLPPQFVQDNHSRSKYGVLRGLHFQWDPPMGKLMRVTLGTAFLVAVDIRKGSPTLGKWFGLDVSAENKKQVWAPFGFARGFCALTEYCEVQYKCTGVYSSKAESGISFRDPAIGIEWPLPESDMVISEKDRTAQTLAQWLASPLSDNIRYEKEKR, from the coding sequence ATGCCTTTAGCGATTGAATCACGCCATCTAAACGATATCGCCGTAGTAATTCCACTGGTCCGTGGGGACGACCGGGGCTTTTTCATGGAGACCTACCGGGCTGACGAGTTCACAGAACTAGGGCTTCCACCGCAGTTCGTACAGGATAACCACTCAAGATCGAAATATGGGGTGCTGCGGGGCTTACACTTCCAATGGGACCCGCCGATGGGAAAACTGATGCGGGTGACTCTGGGCACGGCCTTCCTGGTTGCGGTTGATATCCGGAAGGGATCGCCAACGCTGGGCAAATGGTTTGGCTTGGATGTAAGCGCCGAGAACAAGAAGCAGGTCTGGGCACCGTTTGGGTTCGCACGCGGTTTCTGCGCGCTGACAGAATATTGTGAGGTGCAGTACAAATGCACCGGCGTGTACAGTTCGAAGGCAGAATCGGGGATTTCGTTCCGGGACCCTGCAATCGGAATCGAGTGGCCGCTTCCCGAGAGTGACATGGTAATTTCGGAAAAAGACCGTACCGCGCAAACGCTGGCGCAGTGGCTGGCATCTCCACTGTCCGACAACATACGATACGAGAAGGAGAAACGATGA
- a CDS encoding SDR family oxidoreductase: MKILIVGGAGYVGSVLIPKLLERGYKVDVVDLFWFGNHLPPEVGVIEKDLFALETEDLSGYDQVVFLAGLSNDPMAEYSPSKNFIFNAASPAYLAYIAKKAAVRRYVYASSCSVYGYTENELYDETKPAVSSYPYGISKLQGEQAVLSFADKTFSVISLRKGTVCGYSPRMRLDLIINTMFKCALQDGAITVNNPAIWRPIISTQDTASAYIRAIEAHESVSGIFNVASGNYTVGEVGDLVKHEIERGLGTPVRININHRQDYRNYKVSISKAENVLSFHPYDDVRSIVRGLLEHRKEFQDWDNPAYYNIQMLKKLEPHVAGAQAGSTKG; this comes from the coding sequence ATGAAGATTCTGATTGTCGGGGGCGCGGGTTACGTCGGGTCGGTGCTGATCCCGAAACTTCTGGAACGCGGATACAAAGTCGACGTTGTCGATCTTTTCTGGTTTGGCAACCACTTGCCGCCTGAGGTCGGAGTAATTGAGAAGGACTTGTTTGCGCTGGAAACCGAAGATCTGTCCGGATACGACCAGGTAGTTTTTCTTGCCGGGCTTTCCAACGACCCGATGGCGGAGTATTCGCCGAGCAAAAATTTTATTTTCAATGCGGCTTCTCCAGCCTACCTGGCCTACATCGCGAAGAAAGCTGCGGTGCGACGCTACGTCTATGCGTCTTCCTGCTCGGTCTACGGCTACACGGAAAACGAACTGTACGATGAAACGAAACCGGCAGTTTCCAGCTATCCCTACGGGATTTCGAAGCTACAGGGCGAACAGGCTGTACTGTCATTCGCAGACAAAACGTTTTCGGTGATCTCGCTGCGCAAGGGTACCGTTTGCGGTTATAGCCCACGGATGCGGCTTGATCTGATTATCAACACCATGTTCAAGTGCGCTTTGCAGGATGGAGCGATCACGGTCAACAATCCGGCGATTTGGCGTCCGATCATAAGCACACAAGACACGGCAAGCGCTTATATTCGGGCGATCGAAGCACACGAATCTGTCTCCGGAATATTTAATGTCGCTTCTGGCAACTACACGGTGGGCGAAGTCGGCGACCTGGTGAAACACGAAATAGAGCGCGGTCTTGGGACGCCGGTCAGGATCAACATCAATCATCGTCAGGATTACCGGAACTACAAAGTGAGCATCTCCAAGGCAGAGAATGTGTTGAGTTTCCATCCTTACGATGACGTGCGATCCATCGTTCGCGGACTGTTGGAACACCGGAAAGAATTTCAAGATTGGGATAACCCGGCCTATTACAACATCCAGATGCTGAAGAAACTGGAGCCGCATGTGGCCGGCGCTCAAGCAGGTTCGACCAAGGGCTGA
- a CDS encoding glycosyltransferase family 2 protein yields MKTISVVTPCYNEEGNVLEVYERVRALMAKLGRYEYEHIFIDNRSTDNTFTILKQIASADTNVKVIRNTRNFGHLRSPFHALMQARGDAVIVLLSDLQDPPELLEQFIAEWERGIPIVIAIKHQSRENPLMYWIRSQYYNMVRNISSIETYEHFTGFGLYDRKVMDMVKQFPDPYPYFRGMIAEIGLPHSEVYYTQERRKRGKTKNNWLTLYDIGMLGVTTLSKVPLRLAIFVGFLGAAISFLAGLSYFVYKVLFWTEFSVGIAPLVLGVFFLGSLQMVFLGIIGEYIGNIFTQVRARPHVFEDERINFEHGFGRPLAEAPFGARQMQEKG; encoded by the coding sequence ATGAAGACGATCAGTGTCGTGACTCCGTGCTACAACGAGGAAGGGAATGTGCTGGAGGTGTACGAGCGCGTTCGCGCGCTGATGGCCAAGCTCGGCCGATACGAATACGAGCACATCTTCATCGACAATCGCTCGACCGACAACACTTTCACTATCCTGAAGCAGATCGCAAGCGCGGACACCAACGTGAAGGTCATCCGCAACACTCGCAACTTCGGACATTTGCGTTCGCCATTCCACGCGCTCATGCAGGCGCGCGGAGACGCCGTGATCGTGTTGCTGTCGGACCTGCAGGATCCTCCGGAACTGCTGGAGCAGTTCATCGCCGAGTGGGAGCGAGGAATTCCCATCGTGATTGCCATCAAGCATCAGAGCCGCGAGAATCCGCTGATGTACTGGATTCGCAGCCAGTACTACAACATGGTGCGAAACATCTCCTCGATCGAGACTTACGAGCACTTCACAGGATTCGGTTTGTACGATCGCAAGGTGATGGATATGGTGAAGCAGTTTCCAGATCCTTATCCTTACTTTCGCGGCATGATCGCGGAGATCGGATTGCCGCACAGCGAGGTTTATTACACGCAGGAGCGGCGCAAGCGCGGCAAGACGAAGAACAACTGGCTGACGTTGTATGACATTGGAATGCTCGGCGTAACGACGCTCTCGAAAGTGCCGTTGCGACTGGCGATTTTCGTCGGGTTCCTCGGAGCTGCGATTTCGTTCCTGGCTGGTTTGTCGTACTTCGTTTACAAGGTACTGTTCTGGACGGAATTTTCGGTTGGAATCGCGCCTCTGGTGCTTGGTGTTTTCTTCTTAGGCTCGCTGCAGATGGTTTTTCTGGGAATCATCGGAGAGTACATCGGAAACATTTTTACGCAGGTGCGGGCGCGGCCCCATGTCTTTGAGGACGAGCGGATCAACTTTGAGCATGGGTTTGGGAGGCCGTTGGCAGAGGCTCCGTTTGGGGCTCGCCAGATGCAGGAAAAGGGTTAA
- the rfbD gene encoding dTDP-4-dehydrorhamnose reductase, translating to MRIILIGSNGQLGTDLARVLEKRAHDLHPIANRKVDICQREAVERLISSVRPDVVINTAAFHQVDRCEANPEMAFAVNAVGVRNVAECCEKHKAVFVHFSTDYVFDGCKGAPYTETDVPSPLNVYGVSKVAGEELVAYTTERNFIVRTCGLFGLAGPSGKGLNFVENMLKRAKEGNPIRVVEDQILSPTYTLNLAERVCDLLQTNAYGLYHLSSEGECSWYEFAREIFQRAGVNADLNPCTTVEVQGTVRRPKRTTLDKAKYNALGLPKMPHWAEGLRRYLGSRA from the coding sequence ATGAGAATAATTCTGATCGGCTCGAACGGGCAGTTAGGGACGGATCTCGCTCGTGTTCTTGAGAAGCGCGCTCACGACCTGCATCCCATTGCAAATCGCAAAGTCGATATCTGCCAGCGAGAGGCGGTAGAGAGACTTATTTCTTCAGTTCGACCGGATGTAGTCATCAATACGGCCGCATTTCATCAGGTGGACCGGTGCGAAGCTAACCCAGAGATGGCCTTCGCGGTGAATGCCGTGGGAGTCCGCAATGTTGCGGAGTGCTGCGAGAAGCACAAAGCGGTGTTCGTCCACTTCAGTACTGACTACGTTTTCGACGGATGTAAAGGAGCCCCGTACACAGAGACGGATGTGCCATCTCCGCTAAATGTATACGGCGTGAGCAAAGTCGCCGGCGAAGAATTGGTCGCCTATACAACAGAGCGGAACTTCATCGTCAGGACGTGTGGCCTGTTCGGTCTGGCGGGACCGAGCGGAAAAGGGCTGAACTTTGTCGAAAACATGCTGAAGCGAGCCAAAGAAGGTAACCCGATTCGGGTGGTCGAGGACCAGATACTCTCGCCGACGTACACCCTCAATCTTGCGGAGCGCGTCTGCGACCTGCTGCAGACAAACGCCTACGGTCTCTATCACCTCAGCTCTGAGGGCGAGTGCTCATGGTACGAATTTGCGCGGGAGATTTTCCAGCGGGCCGGGGTGAATGCGGACCTGAACCCATGCACAACCGTTGAAGTTCAGGGGACCGTGCGTCGGCCAAAACGAACAACTCTGGACAAGGCGAAGTACAACGCGCTAGGACTGCCGAAGATGCCCCACTGGGCAGAAGGCCTGCGACGCTACTTAGGCAGCAGGGCTTAG
- a CDS encoding N-acetylneuraminate synthase family protein, producing the protein MNRDIFEDLFVLELANNHLGDVARGLKIISTYSQVVRFNNVRAAIKIQLRDVDRFIHKDFRDRSDIRYIKKTLDTQLSFEEIARMVKAIRDGNCTPMATAFDEKSVDLCVELGIPILKLASSDMNDWVLIEKIAQTKKPVIVSTGGSSLKDVDDLITFFENRHIPLAINHCVSLYPSEDQELDMNQIDFLRNRYPHHIIGFSTHEYHDWTASMLIAYAKGARTFERHIDIESDGMKVSPYCSLPDQIDTWFKAFHKAKEMCGAPGTQKRIPPQKEIAYLDSLVRGVYASRDLPVGHVLADEDVYLAIPLQKGQISCRELMRGEVIRCAVKKDEPIMIDKIDSPYASIASLRALIYDRGI; encoded by the coding sequence ATGAATAGAGATATTTTCGAAGATCTATTTGTACTGGAACTCGCGAACAATCACCTCGGCGACGTGGCGCGTGGACTCAAGATCATCTCCACCTACTCCCAAGTGGTCCGATTCAACAATGTTCGCGCCGCCATCAAGATCCAGTTGCGCGATGTCGATCGCTTCATCCATAAGGACTTTCGCGACCGCTCCGATATCCGCTACATCAAGAAAACGCTGGATACTCAGCTGTCGTTCGAGGAGATTGCGCGAATGGTGAAAGCCATCCGCGATGGGAATTGCACCCCGATGGCCACTGCCTTCGACGAGAAGTCAGTCGACCTGTGCGTCGAACTCGGCATTCCGATCCTGAAGCTGGCGAGCTCCGACATGAACGACTGGGTGCTGATCGAGAAGATCGCCCAGACCAAGAAACCCGTCATCGTTTCCACCGGTGGAAGCTCCCTTAAGGATGTCGATGACCTGATTACCTTTTTCGAGAACCGCCACATTCCGCTCGCGATCAATCATTGTGTTTCGCTTTACCCGAGCGAAGACCAGGAACTCGATATGAACCAGATCGATTTCCTGCGAAACCGCTATCCGCACCACATCATCGGGTTCTCCACGCACGAGTATCACGATTGGACCGCTTCCATGCTGATCGCCTATGCAAAGGGCGCGCGAACGTTCGAGCGGCACATTGACATCGAGAGCGACGGCATGAAGGTCAGCCCTTACTGCTCGCTTCCCGACCAGATCGATACCTGGTTCAAGGCATTTCACAAGGCCAAGGAGATGTGTGGGGCTCCGGGGACACAAAAACGAATCCCCCCTCAGAAGGAGATCGCGTATCTTGACTCCCTCGTCCGCGGAGTCTATGCGAGTCGCGATCTCCCAGTTGGGCACGTGTTGGCGGACGAAGACGTTTACCTCGCGATCCCCTTGCAGAAGGGGCAAATCTCGTGCCGCGAACTGATGCGCGGCGAAGTCATCCGCTGCGCGGTGAAGAAGGACGAACCGATCATGATCGACAAGATCGACAGTCCTTACGCCAGCATTGCGTCCCTGCGGGCGCTGATCTATGACCGGGGGATCTGA
- a CDS encoding flippase, with protein MAIPESAITNLTSRKHLLRNSIINLLGDGAPFVVAVIAIPRLIDALGTARFGVLTLIWMVISYFTVFDLGVGRALTNLISRELGKGDETSIGPLAWTAIMLTAGLGTLGGILLAGCSHWLVYSVLRVPESLCPETVRAFQLFAISIPAVLTTTGFRGILEAYHRFDIAVSIRGPMTAYNFGAPLAVLPFSHSLVPIIVVLLVGRYVSLLLHFTACITMFQPLRPIFQWRTATLSPLLTFGGWLTVSNVITPVMSGMDRFLVGALVSIQAVAYYATPYEIITKLLIVSGAVGGVFFPTFSSVLMSDVPRTSQIYARATRFLVFLLLPTTVLAIILARPGLRLWLGQDFASHSTLVLQILSIGVMMNALASLPYALVQGAGRADWTAKMHMVEMPVYLGVFWLLTTRFNIVGAAIAWAVHTTLDLIILRSMARRVLTARLPTL; from the coding sequence ATGGCCATACCCGAGTCCGCAATCACGAACCTCACCTCGCGCAAGCACCTCCTGCGGAACAGCATCATCAACCTGCTCGGAGATGGCGCCCCCTTTGTAGTCGCTGTTATAGCAATCCCCCGGCTCATCGACGCCCTCGGGACTGCTCGTTTTGGCGTCCTCACCCTCATCTGGATGGTCATCTCTTACTTCACCGTCTTCGATCTGGGTGTCGGGCGCGCGTTGACCAACCTCATTTCTCGGGAACTGGGGAAGGGCGACGAGACTTCCATCGGCCCACTCGCGTGGACTGCCATCATGCTGACCGCCGGGCTCGGTACTCTGGGGGGCATTTTGTTAGCCGGGTGCTCTCATTGGCTCGTCTATTCGGTACTCAGAGTTCCGGAGTCACTCTGTCCCGAAACCGTCCGAGCTTTCCAGCTATTCGCGATCTCGATACCCGCAGTTCTTACCACAACGGGATTCCGAGGAATACTGGAGGCATACCATCGATTCGACATCGCAGTATCCATTCGTGGGCCGATGACGGCCTATAACTTCGGGGCCCCGCTCGCCGTTTTGCCCTTCTCCCACTCACTTGTTCCGATCATCGTCGTGCTTTTAGTCGGCCGTTATGTCTCGCTGTTACTTCACTTCACAGCATGCATAACCATGTTCCAGCCGTTGCGGCCTATATTCCAGTGGCGCACGGCCACCCTCAGTCCATTGTTGACGTTCGGCGGTTGGCTCACTGTATCTAATGTCATTACTCCAGTAATGTCCGGAATGGACCGATTTCTGGTAGGAGCGCTGGTCTCCATTCAGGCGGTTGCATACTATGCGACGCCGTATGAAATCATCACGAAACTACTAATCGTATCTGGCGCCGTGGGAGGAGTTTTCTTCCCAACCTTCTCCAGCGTGCTCATGTCCGATGTACCACGCACCTCGCAGATATACGCTAGGGCTACAAGATTTCTGGTTTTCTTACTTCTTCCAACCACGGTACTCGCGATAATCCTTGCTCGACCAGGGCTTCGATTGTGGCTCGGTCAAGACTTTGCTTCACACAGTACCCTCGTGCTCCAGATTCTGAGCATCGGCGTCATGATGAATGCCCTGGCGTCCCTACCTTACGCGCTCGTGCAGGGAGCAGGGCGGGCTGATTGGACCGCGAAAATGCACATGGTCGAGATGCCGGTCTACTTGGGGGTTTTCTGGCTTTTGACCACGAGATTCAACATTGTCGGCGCTGCCATAGCATGGGCGGTCCACACAACCTTGGACCTGATCATACTTAGGTCAATGGCCCGGCGCGTTCTCACCGCGCGACTACCCACCCTCTAG